The genomic stretch GGCGTTCGGTGCCCGGCGTGCAATAGGTTGCAACGACTTTCAGCCCAGGAGGTCCTGGGCAAATTCAATTTAGCAGATGGCGAATGAGCAGCCTGTCCTTATTGGCCAAGCGAGCCGTGTTCCGACTGAGCCCCGAGCTGGCATGGCGCCTCGCGGCCTGGTGGAGCAGTGACGCCGCATTCGAGTTGCGCCTGGCGCGTGCCCTGGCTGACCCGAACCGGATCGGCATTGATATCGGCGGCTCCTGGGGGCTTTTTGCCGCGGCCCTCGGGCGGCGCGTGGGGCAATTGCACATCGTCGAGCCCAATCCGGAAAAGGTGGAATTCCTGAGGGCGACCTTCGGAACAAGGCATGTGATCCATGCCATGGCGCTCTCCGACATGGCGGGCGAAGTGGCGTTGCACATCCCCGACGCATCCTCCGCCCTCGCGACGATCGAGGCCCGCAATCCGGCCAACACCGCCAGGGGGCGGAATGTGATGGTACGGCGCGATCGCCTCGATGCGCTGAACCTGGCCCCCGTGGGCTTCATCAAGATGGATGTGGAAGGGCACGAGGCAGCGGCACTCGCCGGCGCCGAAGAACTGCTGCGACGGGATCACCCCACCCTGCTGGTCGAAATGGAGGAGCGCCACCGCCCGGGCGGTGTGCGCGTCACCATCGGCTGGCTCGAAGAGCGCGGCTATCGCGCCTTCATGCTGGATGCCGGGCAGTTGCGGGACGCGGCGGAATTCGAGCCGGAATTCGACCAGCCGGCCTTCGGGCCGAAAGACCCGCGACCCACGCATTACATCAATGATTTCCTGTTCATCCCGCGGGTGGATGAGGGCGCCCAGATGGCGCGCCTCGCGGCCTTGGGCATTTCACCTCTGGTCGCGGCATCCAGCCGGTTGAGATAGACCGCGATGGCCAGGACCGACGCCACCTGACCCGGGGTATAGACCACCGGAAGGATCGGCGAGGAGATCAGCAGGTACACCACGAAGTCATGCAGCGCGAGGCGCATCGGCTGCGGCGCGGCGCGCGTGGCCCGGCGTATTTCGCGCCAGGCGGCCACATAGAACAGCCCCACCAGCACGGCACCCACCAAGCCGTATTCGGCGACCACCCCGAGCCAACCCAGATCAGCCAGGAAGAAGTTCGGCGTCCGGAGAATGCGCTGGAGGTTGAACTGACTGAAATCCGTCGAGCTGCCAAAGCCGAACACCCAGCGCAGCGGATTTTCGGAGAGGAAATCCAGCAGCACCTCGATCGAGTTCTGCCGCACCGTCAGCGAGCCGCCCAAACTGCTGCTGACCCCGAGATCCCCAAAGAGCGGCTCGGCCAGAACCAGCAGCGCGGCCAACATCGCGCCCCCCCCGAGCGCCAGGCCCCAGAACAGGCCGGGGGCACCATGACGCAGGCGCTGGCTCATCGCCCAGAGCACCAGCAGCAACATGGCGGCGATCACCGTCCGTTGCTTGAAGATCATCAGCATCAGCGTGAGGCCGGTGAGCAGGAGGAGCACGGGCCAGAGTGCGGGCTGCGCACCAAACCGCCTGGCCAGCCAGAACATGCCGATCAAGCCAAAGGCCAGCGGGAGCGCGATGCGCGGCCCTCTCTCGATTTCGAGCAGGAAGATGCTGCCCAGATTCTGGCTTTCATAGATCTCGATCGGCAGGATGATCCACAGGACAACCAGGACGACGAAATTCACCACCGCCAATGACAGAAAAGCCTGCTTCAGCAGCGTCTCGCTGATGTTCAGGGAAAACAAAATAAACGCAAAAGCGAAGTAGAAGCCGAAGGACCAGACTTTCACGGTCGTCCCAAGCGCCTCAGGCAGATCATTCTGCAGATGCAGCATGGACATCACCGGCGTGACCAAAAGCATGTAGGACAACATGATGATCGTCAGTGAGACATAGGGCAGGCGCAGTCGAAACAAGCCAAGCAAGATCAACGGTGCCAGCAGCAAGGGCGAAGCCTTGGCGAAGGTCCATAGCAGAGGCACGTCGATCAAATACTGAAATGATTGAAAGAAGATCGGGAGAAGCAACAGCAACGCCAAAAGGCGGCGCAGCCTGCCGGGCTCCGAAACCGCGCGCGCATGGGGCACATGGGCGGCAAAGGGCATGGCTGCCTCACCCCGCATGGGGCTTCGCCTCGGTCATGCCCACAGGAGGGCCGCTGGGCCTGACCGCGCCGCGCCTTCCTCGGCCGCCGGTCATCAGGTCAGAATCCCGTACCGGCGGTGGGAATGCGGTTGATCGAGTAGCTGAAGGCGCGGCTGAACGGGATGGTCCGGTTGATGGTCTGGTCCACCCAGAGCGCCACTTCGGCCACGCGGCTGCGCGGCACGAAGATGATGTCGCCGGGCTGCAAGGCCACATCCTCCGTCTCGGAACCCGCGGCGGTGAAGCTCTGCAGATCCACGGTACGCAGCATCGGGCGGCTTTGCGGATTGCGCCGGATCAGGACCACCTCATTCATGCGGGCCTCATTCTCGAAGCCGCCGGCCAGCAGCACCGCCTCCATCACGCCGCGCCGCCCGGTCAGCGGGAAGGAGCCGGCACGCCGGACCATACCGCCCACGAAGATCTGGCTCGCCGCCGCTTCCTCGAAGCCGACGGAAACCTCGGGGTTGCGCAGCACGCGCAAGGCGGCGGTGGCAATCGCGGCCTCCGCCTCGGGACCACTCAGCCCCAGCAGTTGCACCCGCCCCGCCGCCCGCAGGACGATGGAGCCATCGGGCGCGACCAGCACGGTTTCATTCAGCTCCGGCGTCAGGCGAAAGCGGACATTCAGCTTGTCGTTCGGGCCGATGCGATAGACCGGCACACTCTCCTGCCAGGGCGCGAAGCCCTCCGGCTGGCGGTTGGAAACCTGGATCTCCTGCCCCGTACAGGCGGCCAGGATCAGCAGCAGCAGAAAGGCGAGGCGGCACCTCATGCCGGCATCCAGGAGCGTGTGGCGCCTGTGTAGAAGAAACCGAAGAAGCGGCCGCCGCTGGCCTCCACTCGCTCGATCATTTCCGCCGCCGGCTCAATCCGTGTCACATCCTGGGCGATGACCAGGATATTGCCATCCATCATCACGGCGAGGCGCCGCCGCGCATAGGTCTCGACCTCATTCGCCCCGATGATGAGCACAAGGTCAAAGGCGCGCCGCAGGCGGTCGGCCAGGAAGGTCACGTTGGTTTCCAGCGCATGCAGCCGGGCAAGGTCTGAATCCCGCGCCTGATAGGCGATCCAGAGGCGCGGCACCATCGTCTCATGCGCCAGGATGCCCTCATCCGAGGGGATGGGCGGTTGGTCAGGGTCGCCCAGTTCATCGAAGTGGCGGCGGCCGTCGCCGGCGAGGTCCACCAGCAGCACGCGCTTGGAATGGGTGCGCGCCAGCTCGATGGCCAGGCCCCGGGCCAGGCGGTCCCGCTCATCCAGATCCTCCGTGCCGAGGAATTGCAGGATCTGGATGCGGCCGCGCATGCCGGCATCCAGCAACTGCGCCGCAAGACCCGCGATGGGGGCCGCCGATGTCCCGGTATTCGCGGGCCATCTCCCGGCCGGCAGGACGCCCAGTGCCGGCAGCCCGGTGCCGCGCTCCGCTTCGGCCGGATGGAGGCAGGTGCGGCGCAGGAAGGTCAGGATGAAGGCCGCAGCCACGGCGCAGCCCATCCCGCCGACCAGCCCCGCCGCCAACAGATGCGGCGTCAGGTTCCGCCCATTGGCTGGCACGAAAGGCCGCTGCGCCAGGCTGACCGCCGCCCCACGGCCCAGCCGGGCTTCCTCGGTCAGCCGGGCCGAGGCCTCGCGCTGGCTGAACTGGCGGAAATTCGCGTCCTGGGCATCGCGCCGGCGTTCCAGGTCGCGCAGGTCGCGCTGGACGGAGAGCAGCAACAGGTTGCGCGCCTCGCCCTCGGCGCGCTGCCGGCGGACCTCGCGCTCCTGGCTCTCGACGGTTTCGGCGTCAATGCGGGCGGCCAGCATCCGGGTGGTCAGCAGCTCCACGGCGGGGTTGCGGACCTCGCGCTGGGTCTGCGTGCCGCCGCCGCGGGATTCGCGCACTTGCAGCCGCGCCCGCTGGATCTGGTTTTCCAGCTCGACGAGCATCGGTGCATTGGGCTGATACTGCGCGACCATGCGGGTGCGCTCCTGCATCAACCGCGCGAGGTTGTTGGCCGCTTCGTCATTGGGGGCCAGGTTGGTCTGGTCCACCTGGGCCACCACGCGCTGCGGCTGTGCGGCGAGCGCCGTCTGCGCGGCAAGCACGGCGGCCTGGGCTGCCTCGCGCTGCTCGCGCAGGCGGTCCAGGCGCTGGATCGTCTGATCCAGGCGCTGGCTGGCAAGCTGGATTTCCTGCGCGATGTCGAGCACCCCCGCGCGCTCTTTCAGGGTGGTGATCTCGCTTTCGAGCTGGCGCAATTCCTGGCCCTGGCGCTGCACCTCGCCCGAGAGCATGCCGGCGGCCGGATTGGCGAACACCTCGTTGCGCAGGCTCATATAGGCGGCCAGTACGGCCTCCAGCAGTTGCAGCGCGATCGTCCGGTCCCGGTGCAGCACGAAGAGGCGGACGACATTGCTGTTGTTCTGCGCATCGGTCAGCAGGGTGGTGCGGAGCCGGTCGGCGGCGCGGGCCTTGCGCTGCTCCTCGGAATGCGGCGGGAGCAGGCCGAGCAGCCGCCGCTCGCCGAGTTCGGGGTACATCCGCTCGGGCGCCATGTGATCGAAGACGCGGCGCACCACGGCTTCGCTGGTCATCAGGTCAACTTCGGACTGCACCAGCTTCTGCACATCCGCCTGCGGGAGTTGCTGGAACACGCCGGTGATCTCGTTGTTGCTGGTGTTCTCCCGGGTGGCGGAAACGACGAGCAGCGCCTCCCCCACGAAGCGCGAGGGCACGACCACGGCGGCCACGATGGATGCGAGGACGGGGATCACGAAAGCGACCAGCAGCCAGACCCAGCGATGCTGGGCCGTGGCCAGGATGCTGCGCAGCAGGGCCCAGCCCTCGAAGGACATGTCGCGCAGGCCACCGGCAATCGGCGGGGCCATGACAGGGGCCATGGCGCCGCGCCGAAACCCATCCTCCGCCGCCAGATCGTCTCGGCTCATACCCTATCCCTAATTGCGCCAAGCGTCGCGACGCGCACAAGATGCCCTTTGCGCGGCGGCAGATCAAACGTGACTTCGTGGCCATGCCCGCAGAGGCCGCGCTGGCGCCGCGATCCGGGGGCGGGATGCCGTCTCCACACGCGCGCCGCGGCGTATCAGCGGCCGGATGCGCCGCGCTGGCGCCGGAACGCCGTCCAGACGAGGCCCAGCAGCGGCATGGATTCCACAAAGACCCGCCGCGCATGCATCCGGGGATTGATCGCCAGCCGCCAGAGCCATTCGAGGCCAAGCTTGCGGAACATCAGCGGCGCCCGTCGCACCAACCCCGTCGCGAAAAGCAGCGAACTGCCGACGGAGAGCCCAAGGCCCCTGCCCCCGCCAGCGCGGCTGACCGCCAGCAGCATCGCCTCGGAGCGCGGTGCGCCGGTGCAGCTGAAGGTGAAGCGTGCCGGGTGGTCCAGAACGAACTGCACCGCCGCCGCCATGGCCTCGGGGTTTTCACCCAGGCCCATGGGCGGGCAATGCTGCACAATGGCCCGGAGCCCGTATTGCTCGGCCAGCAATCCCGGCAATTCCGGCGGGCCGCCGATCACCGTGATCGCGTCATCAGGCTGCACGACGCCGCGCAGCAAGGCCATCGTCAGGTCACTGCCCGCCGCCAGCTTGATGCGCTGGCCGAAGAACAGCCGGGCCAGGCCGCGCACCACTTGGCTGTCGTTCAGCACCAGAGTCGCGGCACGGCAGGCGTCACCATAGGCGTAGCCGCGCGCCATCTGTACCAGGTGCTGCGCATTGGGTGTCACGACATAAGCGAAGGGCGCATCGGCCGGGCGGGCTGCCAGCCAGGCGGCGGCTTCGGCAACATCCAGATCATCGAATTGCACGATCCCGATGAAGTCCTGGCGACCAAAGGGACGGTCCTCGCTGACGGATCGCAGCGTTCCGGTTCTCTCCGGCTCCGTCACTGATCGGGGCCCTGGCGGCACGGCCGCGCCACGCGGCAGGGCTGGCCGCGACACCTGCCTGGGGCACGCTCCCCGCCCGCGGCCGCCACTGGCGGAGCCGGACGGGGATGCGCCGCATGGTCAGAAGACATCGCGTCCCATCATGCCACCGGTCAGCGTCCGGTAGATGATCCGGATATCGAGCCACAGGCTCCAGCGCCGGATGTAGATCATGTCCAGCGAAACGCTGCGCGCCGCCTTCTGCATGGTCTGGATCCCGCCACGCATGCCGCTGATCTGGGCAAGCCCCGTAATCCCGGGGGCCACGCGATGGCGCGCGCCATATTCCGGAATGACCTGGCTGTAGACGCCATGCTCGACGCGGTGCGTCGGGATATGCGGCCGCGGGCCAACGATGGACATCTGACCGAGAACGACGTTGAACAGCTGCGGAAGCTCATCCAGGCTCGTCGTGCGAAGCCAGCGGCCGAGGGGGGTCACGCGCGGATCATCACGCGCCGTCCCACCGCCGCCATCATCCTGCGCGTCAGCGTGCATGGAGCGGAATTTCAGCATGGCAAAGCGCTGCCCGAGGCGGCCAATGCGGTACTGCCGGAACAAGGCGCCACCCGGGCTCCCCAGGCGGACCGCAATCGCGATGGCCAAAAGAAGCGGCGTAAGCAGCAGAAGGGCCGGCAGCGCGATCGCGAGGTCAAGCGCGCGCTTGCTCAGATACTGAAGCGGCCCAAGGGGTGCCGGGGCCACCAGCGTGAAATCCTGGCCCAGAAAGCCTTCCGTGGCAGCGGCATCGCCCCGTCCGCAGAGCAACAGAACGCGGGCGGGCACGGCTTCGACCAGATGGACCAGCCTGGGGGCCAGCACACGCTGATTTTCAGGCAACTCGATCAGGATGGTGCCCGGCCGCTTGGCATCGGATGCCGCGAGGAAGGCGCGAATGGTGTGATCATTGATATCCGGCGCATCCAGCGCGAACACCACATTCTTGCCCTGGCGCAGGGCCGCAGCTTCGCTCGCCTGCTGAAAGGCGACGGAGCCGAGGATGGCAACGCGGCTCGGCCGGCGCCACACCGGCACGCGCACCATCAGCAGGACCAGGAACAGCACCACGCCAGCCACCGTCCACTCGACGATCGGCATGCCCAGCAGGACGAAAACGCCCAGCGAGATCGCAGCCGTCCCGAGGACGAGCGAGAGGAGGATACCGTGGGCGGACCGCCCGGCTTTGGGGGTATCGCTCCGGATTCGCTCGTTTTTAGTGGGTATATGTAACGACATGTTCAGCCATGCCTCCGAGTGGATCAATAGCTGAGGATGCCTTAACAGACAACCAGTATGAATACGAGAATTTTTCTCATTTTTTGTCTATTTTTAAGTTTCGGTGGAATCCCACTCCCCACTCCAGCCCTCCTGCGCGGCGCTGCGCCTGGAAAGCGCGGATTCGAAGGAATTGGGCGCGTCCCTAAAAAGAGATCGGCTTCGTAAATTTCTCCGCGCGCCCTCATGCATCATGATGCATGGCGCCTGCGGGGGCCTCCGCAGCAACGCAGGCCCAGACCCGGGCCGCCGCTACGAACGCATCCGCCCGGCAGGGCGCTGCCGCCAGGGCACGGGGAAGCACCGCCCACGGCCATATCTTCGCGATGGGCCGGGGCGAGATGGCGGGCGAACGGCGCGCTCGTCGCCCCGGAGTTCAGTTCAGCGGCACTTCCATCCGGCTCAGGATGGGCCGCCAGACTTCCAATTGCGTGGCCAGGAACCTGCCGAACTCGGCAGGGCTGCTGCCCACGACGAATTGCCCGTCATTGGTCAGGCGCTCGCGGATCCGTGCGTCACCCAGGGCCGCCACGGCCGCGGCGTTCAGCGCCTCGATCGCGGCGGGCGGCGTGCGGGCGGGGACCAGCAGGCCGAACCAGCTCAGCGCATCCAGCCCGGGCGCGAATTCCGCGAAGGAGGGGACATCCGGCGTCGAGGGCACGCGCTGGGCGCTGGTCCAGCCCAGGATGCGGCCCTGGTTGTTGCGCAGCACCGGCAGCGCCGTGCTGCCCGCGACCACGAGAAGGTCCAGCGTACCCGCCAGGAAGTCGTTGAGCTGCGCGGCATCCCCGCGATACGTCACGTCCTGCATGGTCACGCCCAGCCGCTCCAGCACCATCAGCATGGCGACGTTGGTCAGCGTCGTCGGCCCATTCGTGCCGTAGGTGATGCGGCCAGGCCGGGCGCGGGCAGCCGCCACCAGGGCGGGGATGTCGGCCGGGCCGTCATGGCGCGCGATCACGGCAAAGGGGAAGGTGGTCGCCAGCGTGACCGGCGCGAAATCCTCCAGCTTGTATGGCAGGTTGCGCTGGATGATCGGGTTCACCGTCAGTGTGGTGCCGGCGGCCATGAGCAGCGTATGGCCATCCGGCTGGGCGCGTGCGGCGGCTTCGGCGCCCACGATGGTGTTGCCGCCGGGGCGGTTTTCCACCTGGACGGCGCGGCCCAGCGTCTGGGTCATGCGCTCGGCCAGCAGCCGCGTCAGGATATCGGTGCTGCCGCCGGGGGCGAAGGGCACGATGATGGTGATGTTGCGCTGCGGAAAGCCGCCCTGCGCAAGGGCTGGCGCCGCCAGCAGGGAAAGCGAGACGCCAAGGCTGCGGCGCGTGATGTTGGACATGGTTTTCCTCCTGTTATGGCGTGATATGCCACCCCTCGCGGCTAAGCGCGAGCGGCCCGGAGGAAACCCGCATGCCCAAGATCGCCCTGGTTGTGGAGTTCGAGGTCCGGCCGGGAGCGCATTCCGCGTTGCTGGCCCTGATGCGCGGCCATGCCGCCGCCTGCCTCGCCGAGGAACCCGGCTGCGAGCGCTTCGACGTGCTGGAGGTGCTGGACGCGGCTGGCATGCCCGACACTGGGCGCCTGATGCTGTATGAGGTCTTCGCCGATGCGCCAGCGCGGGCGGCGCATTGGGCCAATCCGCGCCATGAGGCGACGAAGGCCGCCTTCGCCCCTTTGATCCTCGGCCGCTCCTCCCGGGTATGCCACCTCGCCCCCGATTGACGGGGCGCGCCGGAGGGGCCGCAATGCGCTTCGCCAGAAACGGAGGAAGCCAAACATGTCCAGGATCGCCCTCGTCGTCGAATTCCAGCTCAAGCCGGGTGCGCATGCCGCCTTCGATGCCATCATCCGCGACCATGCGGCGGGCACCCTCGGCGATGAGCCGGGCTGCGAGCGGTTTGACGTGCTGCAGCCGAAGTCCAAGGAGGGCCCGGACCTCACCCGCGTCATGCTCTATGAGGTCTATGCCGATGACGCGGCCTTCAAGGCGCATACGCAAAACCCGCGCCTCGCCCGCACCCGTGCCGCCTATGAGCCGCTGATCGAGGGCCGGACCATCCATATCTGCGCGCTGTAAGGCGAGGCCTGCGGCGGTCACGGGCGGCGGCTGATCGCTTCCCGACCGGCGCCGCGCGTGCCAAGCTCGCGCCAGAGGAAACGAGCCATGGAACTGCCCTCGGGCGCGATTGACGCCGATCTTCACCCGATGGTGCCCGGGCTCGCCGCCCTCGCGCCCTATCTGCCGGAGCTTTGGCGGGACCAGATCAGCCTGCGCGGGATGGAGGGCTTTGACACGCAATCCTATCCGCCCAATGCGCCCAAATCCGTCCGCGCGGATTGGCGGCCGGGGGGCGAATGGCCAGCCTCGCGCATCGGGTTGCTGCGCGAGCAGGTGCTCGATCCCTGGCGGATTTCCCGCGGCATCGTGACACCACTGTATGGCGTACAACTCGTCTTCAACGAGGATATGGGCAACGCCTTCACCTCGGCGCTGAATGACTGGACGCGCGCCGAATGGCTGGATGCGGACCCGCGTCTCGCCGGCTCCATCATCCTGCCCATGTTCAACGCGGATCATGCGGTGGCGGAGATCGAGCGTTGCGCGCCAGACCCCCGCTTCGTCCAGGCCATGGTGCTCGTGATGGGCGAAACCCCGCTCGGCCGGCGGCACAATTGGCCGGTCTTCGAGGCGCTGGTGAAGCATGGCCTGCCGCTCGCGATCCATGCGGGCAGTTGCTACCGCAACCCGGTCACTTCGCTCGGCTGGCCCTCCTGGTATGCGGAGGATTACGCGGCCAATCAGCAGGCATTTCAGAGCACCCTCGCCTCCCTCATCACCGAGGGCGTCTTCGTGAAATTCCCGACGCTGAAGGTGGTGCTGCTGGAATCCGGCGTCTCCTG from Sediminicoccus sp. KRV36 encodes the following:
- a CDS encoding FkbM family methyltransferase; its protein translation is MSSLSLLAKRAVFRLSPELAWRLAAWWSSDAAFELRLARALADPNRIGIDIGGSWGLFAAALGRRVGQLHIVEPNPEKVEFLRATFGTRHVIHAMALSDMAGEVALHIPDASSALATIEARNPANTARGRNVMVRRDRLDALNLAPVGFIKMDVEGHEAAALAGAEELLRRDHPTLLVEMEERHRPGGVRVTIGWLEERGYRAFMLDAGQLRDAAEFEPEFDQPAFGPKDPRPTHYINDFLFIPRVDEGAQMARLAALGISPLVAASSRLR
- a CDS encoding polysaccharide biosynthesis/export family protein, whose translation is MRCRLAFLLLLILAACTGQEIQVSNRQPEGFAPWQESVPVYRIGPNDKLNVRFRLTPELNETVLVAPDGSIVLRAAGRVQLLGLSGPEAEAAIATAALRVLRNPEVSVGFEEAAASQIFVGGMVRRAGSFPLTGRRGVMEAVLLAGGFENEARMNEVVLIRRNPQSRPMLRTVDLQSFTAAGSETEDVALQPGDIIFVPRSRVAEVALWVDQTINRTIPFSRAFSYSINRIPTAGTGF
- a CDS encoding WecB/TagA/CpsF family glycosyltransferase, which gives rise to MQFDDLDVAEAAAWLAARPADAPFAYVVTPNAQHLVQMARGYAYGDACRAATLVLNDSQVVRGLARLFFGQRIKLAAGSDLTMALLRGVVQPDDAITVIGGPPELPGLLAEQYGLRAIVQHCPPMGLGENPEAMAAAVQFVLDHPARFTFSCTGAPRSEAMLLAVSRAGGGRGLGLSVGSSLLFATGLVRRAPLMFRKLGLEWLWRLAINPRMHARRVFVESMPLLGLVWTAFRRQRGASGR
- a CDS encoding sugar transferase, with the protein product MSLHIPTKNERIRSDTPKAGRSAHGILLSLVLGTAAISLGVFVLLGMPIVEWTVAGVVLFLVLLMVRVPVWRRPSRVAILGSVAFQQASEAAALRQGKNVVFALDAPDINDHTIRAFLAASDAKRPGTILIELPENQRVLAPRLVHLVEAVPARVLLLCGRGDAAATEGFLGQDFTLVAPAPLGPLQYLSKRALDLAIALPALLLLTPLLLAIAIAVRLGSPGGALFRQYRIGRLGQRFAMLKFRSMHADAQDDGGGGTARDDPRVTPLGRWLRTTSLDELPQLFNVVLGQMSIVGPRPHIPTHRVEHGVYSQVIPEYGARHRVAPGITGLAQISGMRGGIQTMQKAARSVSLDMIYIRRWSLWLDIRIIYRTLTGGMMGRDVF
- a CDS encoding tripartite tricarboxylate transporter substrate binding protein, giving the protein MSNITRRSLGVSLSLLAAPALAQGGFPQRNITIIVPFAPGGSTDILTRLLAERMTQTLGRAVQVENRPGGNTIVGAEAAARAQPDGHTLLMAAGTTLTVNPIIQRNLPYKLEDFAPVTLATTFPFAVIARHDGPADIPALVAAARARPGRITYGTNGPTTLTNVAMLMVLERLGVTMQDVTYRGDAAQLNDFLAGTLDLLVVAGSTALPVLRNNQGRILGWTSAQRVPSTPDVPSFAEFAPGLDALSWFGLLVPARTPPAAIEALNAAAVAALGDARIRERLTNDGQFVVGSSPAEFGRFLATQLEVWRPILSRMEVPLN
- a CDS encoding antibiotic biosynthesis monooxygenase, which produces MPKIALVVEFEVRPGAHSALLALMRGHAAACLAEEPGCERFDVLEVLDAAGMPDTGRLMLYEVFADAPARAAHWANPRHEATKAAFAPLILGRSSRVCHLAPD
- a CDS encoding putative quinol monooxygenase, producing MSRIALVVEFQLKPGAHAAFDAIIRDHAAGTLGDEPGCERFDVLQPKSKEGPDLTRVMLYEVYADDAAFKAHTQNPRLARTRAAYEPLIEGRTIHICAL
- a CDS encoding amidohydrolase family protein, translated to MELPSGAIDADLHPMVPGLAALAPYLPELWRDQISLRGMEGFDTQSYPPNAPKSVRADWRPGGEWPASRIGLLREQVLDPWRISRGIVTPLYGVQLVFNEDMGNAFTSALNDWTRAEWLDADPRLAGSIILPMFNADHAVAEIERCAPDPRFVQAMVLVMGETPLGRRHNWPVFEALVKHGLPLAIHAGSCYRNPVTSLGWPSWYAEDYAANQQAFQSTLASLITEGVFVKFPTLKVVLLESGVSWLPAFLWRLVKGWKGVRFEVPWLDRNPFDVVRENLRLSIQPFDAPEDAETVQRVMEHLGSDEMLLWSSDWPHWQFDGPPRLPPGLDAGLVRKICVENALFTYTRLSLETV